One Serratia liquefaciens genomic window, GCAACGGCGTGATCGAGGAGTCTGGCGTGGCGGCGGCGGTGCTGAATCATCCGGCCAACGGCGTGGCCTGGCTGGCCAACAAACTCTTCCCGTACGACGTAGAGCTGGAAGCCGGACAGGTGATCCTTGGCGGTTCCTTCACCCGACCGGTTGCCGCCCGACGCGGCGATACCTTCCATGCGGATTATGGCCCGATGGGCTGCATCAGCTGCCGGTTTGTCTGATCGGCCCTTTCCCGGGGGAGAGTGAAAAAACCAATGGAGAACACCATGTTAACCAACCCTTTCAAGCAGGCGTTGCAGGAAAAACGCCCGCAGATTGGCCTGTGGCTGGGGCTGTGCAGCAGCTACAGCGCAGAAATGCTGGCCGGGGCCGGTTTCGACTGGCTGCTGATCGACGGCGAACATGCGCCCAACAACGTACAAACGGTACTGGGCCAGTTGCAGGCCATCGCGCCTTATCCGAGTCATCCGGTGGTGCGTCCGGCATGGAATGATCCGGTGATGATTAAGCAACTGTTGGACGTCGGCGCGCAGACGCTACTGATCCCGATGATCCAGAACGCAGAACAGGCGCGTGACGCGGTGCGAGCCACCCGTTATCCGCCGCACGGCATACGCGGCGTTGGCAGTGCGCTGGCACGGGCTTCCCGTTGGAACAGGGTGCCGGATTATCTGCAACAGGCCGACGCGCAGATGTGCGTACTGGTGCAAATCGAAACCCGCGAGGCGGTGAAAAACCTGGATGCCATCCTGCAGGTGGAGGGGGTCGACGGGGTGTTTATCGGCCCGGCGGATCTCAGCGCCGACATGGGTTTTTCCGGCAATCCGCAGCAGCCGGAAGTGCAGCGAACCATCGATGACGCTATAGCGCGCATCAGCGCCGCAGGCAAGGCTCCGGGCATTCTGACGGCCAATCCGGAACTGGCGCAGCACTATCTGGCGTCCGGCGCGCTGTTTGTCGCAGTAGGGGTGGATACCACCCTGCTGGCGCGAGCGGCGGAATCGTTGGCCAGCCGCTTTAAGCAGGAGCGGCCGCCCGTGCAATCCCCGAGCGTTTATTAGGTTGCAGGCAGCCATCTTATTGGAGACACCATGAGCAACGTCGATTCGCTGCCGCCGGCCAACCCGGCGCAGCAACATAAAGCGTTAACCGCCGCCGAGCAATCGGTGATTAAAAAGTTATTTCGGCGACTGATTATCTTCCTGTTTGTGCTGTTTGTTTTCTCTTTCCTCGACCGCATCAATATCGGCTTCGCCGGGTTGACGATGGGCAAGGATCTCGGCCTGAGCTCGACCATGTTCGGCCTGGCGGCAACCTTGTTTTATGTCACCTATGTGATCTTCGGCATTCCCAGCAATATCATGCTGGGGATTGTTGGCGCGCGACGCTGGATAGCCACCATCATGGTGCTGTGGGGGATAGCCTCGACCTGCACGCTATTCGCCACCGGGCCGACCAGCCTGTACCTATTGCGGATGATCGTAGGTATTACCGAGGCCGGTTTTCTGCCGGGGATTCTGGTGTATCTCACCTATTGGTTCCCGGCTTTTTACCGCGCTCGCGCCAACGCGCTGTTTATGATCGCCATGCCGGTGACTATGGCGATTGGCTCGCTGGTGTCCGGCTATATTCTGGCGCTCGACGGGCTGATGAACCTCAAGGGATGGCAATGGCTGTTTCTGCTGGAGGGCATTCCTTCGGTGCTGTTGGGCGTGGTGGTGTGGTTCTATCTCGACGATACCCCGGCCAAGGCCAAATGGCTGACCGATGAAGAAAAAGCCAGTCTGAAGGCGATGATGGAGGCAGACAAGCTGCAACTGGTGCAACCCAATGGGCCGCACAGCCATCGGGCGCTGCAGCAGCGCAGCCTGTGGAGGGAAATCTTCACGCCGATCGTGCTGATGTATACCCTGGCTTATTTCTGTCTGACCAACACCCTGAGCGCCATCAATATCTGGACGCCGCAGATCCTGCAGAGCTTCAACCAGGGCAGCAGCAACATTGTGATCGGTATTCTGGCGGCGATCCCGCAGATCTGTACCATCGCCGGCATGGTGTGGTGGAGTAAGAGATCGGATCGGCTGCAAGAGCGCAAATACCACACCGCGCTGCCGTACCTGTTTGCCGCTGCCGGCTGGCTGCTGGCGTCGGCCACCGATCACAGCATGATCCAGCTGCTGGGGATCGTGATGGCGTCGGTGGGGTCGTTCACGGCGATGGCGATCTTCTGGACCACGCCGGATCAGTCCATCAGCCTCGAGGCGAGGGCGATTGGGATC contains:
- the hpaX gene encoding 4-hydroxyphenylacetate permease — protein: MSNVDSLPPANPAQQHKALTAAEQSVIKKLFRRLIIFLFVLFVFSFLDRINIGFAGLTMGKDLGLSSTMFGLAATLFYVTYVIFGIPSNIMLGIVGARRWIATIMVLWGIASTCTLFATGPTSLYLLRMIVGITEAGFLPGILVYLTYWFPAFYRARANALFMIAMPVTMAIGSLVSGYILALDGLMNLKGWQWLFLLEGIPSVLLGVVVWFYLDDTPAKAKWLTDEEKASLKAMMEADKLQLVQPNGPHSHRALQQRSLWREIFTPIVLMYTLAYFCLTNTLSAINIWTPQILQSFNQGSSNIVIGILAAIPQICTIAGMVWWSKRSDRLQERKYHTALPYLFAAAGWLLASATDHSMIQLLGIVMASVGSFTAMAIFWTTPDQSISLEARAIGIAVINATGNIGSAVSPVLIGWFKDLTGSFNSGLYFVSALLIIGAVIVWRIPMQGSRPRATP
- the hpaI gene encoding 4-hydroxy-2-oxoheptanedioate aldolase yields the protein MLTNPFKQALQEKRPQIGLWLGLCSSYSAEMLAGAGFDWLLIDGEHAPNNVQTVLGQLQAIAPYPSHPVVRPAWNDPVMIKQLLDVGAQTLLIPMIQNAEQARDAVRATRYPPHGIRGVGSALARASRWNRVPDYLQQADAQMCVLVQIETREAVKNLDAILQVEGVDGVFIGPADLSADMGFSGNPQQPEVQRTIDDAIARISAAGKAPGILTANPELAQHYLASGALFVAVGVDTTLLARAAESLASRFKQERPPVQSPSVY